The following are from one region of the Sorghum bicolor cultivar BTx623 chromosome 2, Sorghum_bicolor_NCBIv3, whole genome shotgun sequence genome:
- the LOC110432664 gene encoding uncharacterized protein LOC110432664, producing the protein MPHWDLWLHLYRGELFHAPSGTTGVRKPVRAGCIILVLKTGKAEKPGEYILVGLTSNHAGWDSLWFYLRNDDDLLPAYTGCLISEHLDRWRYGVVQTHQSRLDPILNALKKLREEGLTATLVLSAVHHQRAPADDEVAARVRAAVAGDFQPEHVNGFPMSPDKGSIDLGSIDARSSKPPVKEDDIDRNKRRESAEKQKQRGEPEEESPDEDDGNEGDDGSDNSEGMAARLDRILEGPPQADVIVPRTGAPKGVSSSSRDGQQGESSPRHSRADSPPALAQGQAVPRPQPPPVSKAGHRVKSMATAPLTRGRTAASSQGETGRRSSSPSARQAADAEPRPTSAYERTEVSTRGGSRPAGRGAGRRVALPVG; encoded by the exons atgccgcactgggacctgtggctccactTGTATCGGGGCGAGCTCTTCCACGCCCCCAGTGGAaccacaggggtgaggaagccggtgcgGGCCGGCTGCATCAtcctggtgctgaagaccggCAAGGCAGAGAAGCCGGGAGAGTACATCCTGGTGGGGTTgacgtcgaaccacgccgggtGGGACTCCCTATGGTTCTACCTACGGAACGACGATGACCTCCTCCCCGCCTACACCGGGTGCTTGATCTCGGAGCACCTGGACCGCTGGAGGTATGGTGTCGTCCAGACCCATCAATCGCGGCTCGATCCCATCCtcaacgccctgaagaagctgcgcgAGGAGGGCCTGACAGCTACACTCGTCCTCTCAGCTGTCCATCACCAGagg GCTCCCGCGGACGACGAGGTTGCAGCCAGAGTTAGGGCAGCCGTCGCAGGCGACTTTCAGCctgagcacgtcaacggcttccctatgagccCTGACAAGGGGTCGATTGACCTG GGATCGATTGACGCTCGATCCTCaaagcctccggtaaaggaggatgaTATCGATCGCAACAAGAGGCGTGAGTCCGCAGAGAAGCagaa gcagaggggggagcctgaggaagaatctcccGATGAGGACGACGGCAACGAGGGCGACGACGGCAGCGACAACTCCGAAGGGATGGCGGCCCGTCTCGACagaatcctcgagggcccgccgcaAGCCGACGTCATCGTCCCGCGGACAGGAGCCCCTAAGGGGGTGTCGAGCAGTTCCCGCGATGGCCAACAGGGGGAGTCCTCTCCACGCCATTCTCGCGCCGACAGCCCTCCTGCGCTTGCGCAGGGTCAGGCCGTCCCTCGCCCCCAACCTCCTCCCGTATCTAAGGCGGGCCACCGGGTTAAGTCTATGGCGACGGCGCCGTTGACCCGCGGCCGCACTGCGGCCTCGAGTCAGGGGGAAACAGGTCGTAGAAGTTCTAGCCCTAGCGCTCGCCAGGCGGCAGACGCCGAGCCGAGGCCTACGTCCGCCTATGAGAGGACCGAGGTCTCGACGCGGGGCGGCTCGAGGCCAGCTGGTCGAGGCGCTGGTCGGCGGGTTGCTCTTCCCGTGGGGTAA